TGTTTTCCGTCAATGAGGAATGGAAGAGGTCTCTGGGGTTCTTGAGAACCTTCCTCTCTCGGAGTTGCCATAGGTTTGAGTAGGGAGACATGAAAGGTGGGGGAAATATGGTAATTAGCAGGGAGCTGAAGTTTAAATGACACAGGGTTGATTTGTCAAAGAATTTTCCTACGAAGAAGAAAGCCGCTGAGGCTGGAGAAGTGGAAGTTTGAATGAAACCCTTTTCCAGAGATTCCGCAATGTACTCCTCCATAGTTTTAGTTTCAGGCTCAGATAAGGGGTATATTCGTCCATGTGGTGGAGATGAACCAGGCAAAAGGTCAATGGCACAGTCACAGGAATGATGAGGAGGAAGTTGGGTAGCCTTAGATTTGCTACTGGAGTAGCCTACTGGAGATCCAAATAACACTGTGGTAGTGTGGACATCATCTTGTCAGAGAGGATGGTAGTGGCGCATAACGGAGGGAGAGAGACGGGTTCAGGGAGGTTGAGGTAAGACTGGAAACAGGAAGTACTCCAACGAGAGATCTGTCCATCTCTCCAGGAGAGCTCAGGGTTGTGAAGTCTCAGCCATGGCAGGCCAAGAACAATCGGGTTCTTAGGAGAGTGAGTGACTAGGAACTGAATCTCTTCATGATAAAAGAGTCCAACTTGGAAATGAAAAGTTTGAGTGATCTGCTGAATTTTGCGAGAGCCCATGGGTTGTTGGTCTAGTGCAATGTAATGTAATAGTACATGTAATGGAGGGACACAAGGGACAAAAGACAATTTAAGATTTGTGGCGAGGGTCAGGTCAATTAAGTTACCAGCAGCCCCAGAATCTAAAATGGCTGACATCTGCGGTTCACTATTCAGAACATGCAAAGTTATAGACAGTTCAAACTGATCAATATGAATTAAGTTTGACAATTCAACACTCACCACCACGTCACCCTTCCTAGGGGGACAAGTAGGGCAGGCAACCAGTAAATGTCCTGACTGTCTACCATAGATGCAGTCTCTTTCTGAGACGGTGTTGTCGGTCTTCAGTGGCTAGCGAAGCACTTGCATGGGCTTGTGATGACTGGTTGCAGGGATGTCAGAAGGAAGTGAATGTAGATAGCTGACGGGACAACAGGCTTTGATCAGGTTATCCAGGCAAATGGCATGTTTGATGAATTCATCCAGAGGTCTCCCTTCTTCACGGTATGCTAGTTCCATTTGAAAATCAGCATTTAACCCCTGACGGAACAACAGCTTTAAAGTATCCTAAACCCACACAGTTTGTGCTGAGGTGTAAACCATAAAACAGGTAAAAGTTCCAAATACTCACAAGCAGGCTGGGAAATCCAAATAAACAGGCAGGAGTCAAAACACAGGGTAAACAGGTAATGGGAATAAATGCTCAGAAATGTTGACAGGCAAACAAGACTTTGTATTGAATGCAAGAGAACCGTGAACTTAAAAATACAGAGTTAATATGGAGCAAGTGGGAGAGTAATCAAATAGAggaggattatgggaaatgtagtttgtgaGGAGTTAGTTCTCAGGAGATGGCGACCTCTGGCGGTGTTCAGGAGAGATCGCAGGTGCTGCTGGTGTAAacagctagggagggtagtcacatggggtaacctcctcatggtcatgattaggggttcgcgctctcaatggggtgtgtagtaagttgtgtgtggatcaatAAGAACAGCATaatcctccacatgctgcgagtctccgtggtgtcatgcacagtgagacAAGAGATAAGATGCACAAATTGattatctcagaagcggaggcaactgagacttgtccttctaCTGGACCCGGATAGagatgagtaaccgcgccaccacgaggacctaataaagtagtgggaattgggcatgccaatttCGGAGAAAAGGGATATATagagaaaatataatataatatatatatatatatatatatatatatatatattaaagctgTTGAACCTACATGGAGCTGGTCTCCTCATGGGAGCTGCCATGCTATGATCACATGACTGGCTGAATACTACTTGGTATTGCAGTAACTGCccttttattggacactttcactcatgaattaaattataaaaagcttactgtgaaaagtgaatttctacagtggcatttGTACCTGAAATATATTATGAATGAATAATGCTACATCCAgtccactaggtgtcagtgtaagtccaagaggacataaacaaaaaaaattgcatcCTATAACCACTGGTTCCACAGTATGTCACAGCTGTATTGTCAATAATGTTTTAAAGTCTTCATTgtgcaatttgatttaaaaaaaaaaaaaacgtgataAAAGTTTATGCCTTAAAAATACGATTTGTCTTAGACCCCCAGGGAGCAAGCCAAGCTTCAAAATACCAGCAATCCCAcgatgtttatttattaattacagaTGCATGTATGGTAGTCATATTTCCAGATAGAAGTGGTATTCAGCTGCATTCGCTTAAGTGGAATTTGGCTCAGATTCTGCCAAAACGCAGAAATGTTGGCCGGGGGCCGTTAAAAACAGTGTGCTAGACGAAGCGCAACAGAATAGAAGTGAATAAGGGGATCTCCAGAAATTGAACCCCTTTCAAcatgacacattttaaaaagcagaGAAACGCGGTTCTTCTTTAGCCAAAATTAAGCCATCACTCAGTAGGGGCTAATAATGAGCATTTGATTGTAAAACTTGCTGTTATTTATTCTTTgttaattttatgttaatgctttgTCATCTCACATATGCAATAATTCCAACTTCAAACAACATAGGTATATGCATTTATTGCTTTTGAAAAGCAAACCCAAATTAGCACACCAAATTTGTAACCTTATCATGGAATGTACCATAACACaccaatacatttttaagcattataaaCTGTTTAATAATGAGACCAAGTATGCCAGTAGAGGAATTACTTGTTTACTTTTCACTCACAAAGATGTGAAATTGTCACTCTGCACAAGacacattttacataaaaaatataatttcatgaaAATGTTCACACATCTGGATATTTTTGATTGGCAAAAAATGGATATTAACAACATCATGGGATTGTAAAGAATACTCTCTCTTCGTGTGGTCCACAAATGCCATCATTACATTCAGTTATGCCTGCTTATTAAACTGCACTTAACACTTTAGAAATGCAGATGCATGGCTTTTTCAAGTCCAAAGTTTGTGCATCTCATTGTTTAACAATGGACATCACAACAAGGACTGAAACTCTTTACACTTAGCCAATAAAGTACAAACTTTTAAATTTTTCTAGTAGTGCAACACTGTGCTTTTTCCATCCGTGTACCACAGACTCCCAAACTCCCCCTAGAAAGTGAATACAAATTAATCCTAGTGCCACTAGAGTTGGCGTTACATTTCACAACACTTATAGTGGCCAAGAAATGTGGATGGACTTTATATTTAGGCATCGCTGCATGAATGGGTtcaatccacgatttatacaaatCATTACTCTGAAGTGCACTAGGGGAAATGGCAGTGTCTCTTTTAAAGAGTGCTGAATAGTCCAAAATGAACACTTGGTTTGGAAATTCTACTCCAGGTCACCTTTAGCCACTATTGTCCCTCCTCTCCTTCAGAAAACTGTCAGAAAGAGCTCATAAGTTGCATTGATGATGCCCCATGACAGCAAAGATCGATGGTAGTTGAGCGTAGCTCCACGGAACAACAGCACAATGCTGCCCCCTCTTTCCCGCCACACGGTCATTAGCACCTGACCGCAGGGCACGAACTCACCCCCTACCTGGGCCTGGGCTCGAGATTTGACCACATTAAGTGGGTAGAACATGATGCCCAGTGCTGCCCCAAGTAGCCCGCCACAAACAAAGTCATTGGCCATGTGACCCATCCGGGTTCGAGCCTCTGGCAGTCGTTGCTTGATTGGCCCACGAAGCCCAAAAAACAGAGCATTACTGGGCCCGTTACGCAACAAAATCGGGATCAGCCCACGGTAGCACTCCTTCACGCCATAGTCTCGCAGAAGGGTCCGGAAGGTGTGTACGGTGTTGTTGAAACGGCCATTATGGCGGTGGTCTTGAAGCAGTGTTTGCACACGTTCAAATGGTGTGAGGGCGGCCTCTGCCATACCAGCTAGTGCAGCCGCGACACTTCGTGTGACAAGCTCGGGCGAGCCGCTACTGTGAGCATGTCGCAATAGCAACCGGGAAAAATCCTCGTAAAGGCCAAACATGATGGCCACAGTGGTGGTTTTCTGCAGTAGGGGAGGCAGAAGCCCTCGGTAAAGGTTTCGTAACCCTTCCCTTTGGAGCTGACGCACGGCTTCGGTCACACGAACTCCGTGCAGCTGCTGGCGAAAGAGAACTTTCTGAATGGGGAAAGTCACAATGATGTTGGTGAAAGCAGCGAATGAGCCGCACACATAGTGCTTTCCTCGAGGCCCAGTCCCCATCACCAGACCGGCCTCCACTTGGGCATGCCCACTTTTGCTCAACTTGCCCTGCTGTAGGGATGGGGCCTGCTGTTGCCGGGCAGAATCTGGGTCCATGGTAGTAACCACCCCCATAAGAAACTAAGCATCGGTCTGGTCAGCAGAAGTGCAAATTATATCCACCAAAAGCATTTCAGCCTGTAAGAAAGAGAATACGGTTGTCAATAAACCAGAGTTGTTTTCATACACTAAAACTTGGACGATTACTATTAATTGAAATCATTTTTGTAAACTaaaacaaagtaaacaaaaaaactaaaaatcaatGGTTGCAAatctgaaagaaataaaatcagcAAATATAAGAAACCGTTTTCATGGTTGACTGATTCTCAGGAAACCTGtctaaaaaacaattaaataaaaaaaaggattttactacaagtaataataataaataaaagtaaaaaaaaaaaaaaaatatatatatattagttgttgCATGAAGAAAATTAAGCTAAAATGGAAATACCATATGTCCATATTAAGGTAAGAATCTGTGACtaacataaattaaatgtaaaattgaaaatgatttaaaaaaaataa
This region of Xyrauchen texanus isolate HMW12.3.18 chromosome 23, RBS_HiC_50CHRs, whole genome shotgun sequence genomic DNA includes:
- the slc25a51b gene encoding solute carrier family 25 member 51b — translated: MGVVTTMDPDSARQQQAPSLQQGKLSKSGHAQVEAGLVMGTGPRGKHYVCGSFAAFTNIIVTFPIQKVLFRQQLHGVRVTEAVRQLQREGLRNLYRGLLPPLLQKTTTVAIMFGLYEDFSRLLLRHAHSSGSPELVTRSVAAALAGMAEAALTPFERVQTLLQDHRHNGRFNNTVHTFRTLLRDYGVKECYRGLIPILLRNGPSNALFFGLRGPIKQRLPEARTRMGHMANDFVCGGLLGAALGIMFYPLNVVKSRAQAQVGGEFVPCGQVLMTVWRERGGSIVLLFRGATLNYHRSLLSWGIINATYELFLTVF